A single region of the Sorghum bicolor cultivar BTx623 chromosome 7, Sorghum_bicolor_NCBIv3, whole genome shotgun sequence genome encodes:
- the LOC8066076 gene encoding ribosome-recycling factor, chloroplastic: protein MALHAVSPAAVSSPLRALSRSLPQRPGCGCLPKQSLAVYSSINFARLRAGPVDFGGRPLVLRHSDKRAVLMHATIEEIEAEKSLIEDQAKEKMEKAIETVQTNFNTVRTGRANPAMLDRIEVEYYGTPVNLKSIAQISTPDATSLLIQPYDKSSLKLIEKTIVAANLGVTPSNDGEVIRVTVPPLTSDRRKELAKTVAKLSEDGKVAIRNIRRDAIKAYDKLQKEKKLSEDNVKDLSADLQKVTDEYMKKIDSIQKQKEQELMKI from the exons ATGGCGCTCCACGCCGTCTCCCCCGCGGCGGTCTCCTCCCCGCTGCGCGCCCTCTCGCGCAGCCTCCCCCAGCGCCCAG GCTGCGGTTGTTTACCAAAGCAATCCCTCGCAGTTTACTCCTCCATAAACTTTGCGAGACTTCGGGCTGGACCAGTGGACTTCGGTGGCAGGCCTCTGGTTCTTCGACACTCGGACAAGAG AGCAGTTTTGATGCATGCTACTATTGAAGAAATCGAAGCGGAGAAATCCCTCATTGAAGACCAAGCT AAAGAAAAGATGGAGAAGGCAATTGAAACAGTCCAAACTAACTTCAACACTGTGAGGACAGGGCGTGCAAACCCAGCGATGCTTGACCGAATTGAG GTTGAGTACTACGGAACTCCAGTGAACTTGAAGAGCATTGCGCAGATAAGCACTCCAGATGCAACTTCTCTTCTTATCCAACCATATGACAAGTCAAG CCTCAAGCTTATTGAGAAAACGATAGTTGCTGCAAATCTTGGTGTGACACCAAGCAATGACGGAGAAGTGATACGAGTGACTGTCCCACCTTTGACATCTGATCGTAGAAAG GAATTAGCAAAGACAGTAGCTAAATTATCTGAAGATGGCAAG GTTGCTATAAGGAACATAAGAAGAGATGCAATCAAAGCTTATGATAAACTACAGAAG GAAAAGAAGCTTTCTGAGGATAATGTGAAAGATTTATCAGCTGATCTACAA AAAGTCACAGATGAGTACATGAAAAAGATCGATTCCATCCAGAAGCAGAAGGAACAG GAACTGATGAAAATTTAG
- the LOC8068554 gene encoding uncharacterized protein LOC8068554 produces MGRKRKELLSSAPWRTGEAAEDEDAARMSREGKVSVTSNPGETATMSVPRSRRQELDLTVDDFEEDEIDPELRYSFQRNSRFLKRVFSVDTLVKPLPPVMAYSVSRNINFFFRIFTQFWDEEGIANAQKSLGLGNDDGSRRMR; encoded by the exons ATGGGGCGGAAGAGGAAGGAGCTGCTGTCGTCGGCGCCGTGGCGGACGGGGGAGGCGGCGGAGGACGAGGACGCGGCGAGGATGAGCCGCGAGGGGAAGGTCAGCGTCACCAGCAACCCTGGCGAGACGGCCACCATGAGCGTGCCCCGGAGCAGGCGCCAGGAACTCGACCTCACCGTCGACGACTtcgaggaggacgagatcgacCCCGAGCTGCGCTACTCCTTCCAGCGCAACAGCAGG TTTCTGAAGAGAGTTTTTAGTGTGGACACACTTGTCAAGCCTCTCCCTCCTGTGATGGCATACAGCGTATCCCGTAATATAAACTTTTTCTTCCGGATCTTCACACAGTTCTGGG atgaagaaggaaTCGCCAATGCACAGAAGTCCCTTGGACTGGGGAATGATGATGGCTCCCGCCGAATGCGCTGA
- the LOC110437013 gene encoding arf-GAP with GTPase, ANK repeat and PH domain-containing protein 2-like produces the protein RATFFSRGFVLPLRRASRPALSSARSPAPKSASPRRPLRPSQIRLDAEHPLPDPPRPLPYSARSPAPKSSSPFLLSCSHFSPSCGLLCHFIFLEGVGFDPWPHRSHGESWHAATGVCAGAAGHQIRCRQQGVATGVLFGAGSGSGRTAGARGAATGAVAWTPRWPHGDRSPRGRGRPPESAAGSGAWPPASCSARAAGAGARLGRGAPPRRPRRLLQSSPSPVAAHLNVGTSFYLHAIPPTTFGNRTPSPATIDPSTIDPSHAAIAPPSSASSPTPIERQFLRLFPTDEASAHQGREPPTRQGRQPTTPGRLPLARSYKPPATDHQGAGPCALSCADNRPSWHGSPTTGAQVFVGPFTGPLAGNEHPTGCEKMGLLG, from the exons CGTGCGACATTCTTCTCTCGCGGTTTCGTCCTGCCCCTGCGACGCGCATCCCGCCCGGCTCTCTCTTCCGCTCGGAGCCCCGCTCCCAAATCCGCCTCTCCTCGCCGCCCCCTCCGTCCCTCCCAGATCCGCCTCGACGCAGAGCACCCCCTCCCAGATCCTCCTCGGCCCCTCCCGTATTCTGCTCGGAGCCCCGCTCCCAAATCCTCTTCGCCATTCCTTCTATCCTGCTCGCATTTCTCTCCCTCCTGCGGCCTCCTATGCCATTTTATTTTTCTCGAGGGCGTGGGGTTCGATCCTTGGCCACATAGGTCGCACGGGGAGAGCTGGCACGCGGCGACCGGAGTCTGTGCGGGCGCGGCCGGCCACCAGATCCGCTGCCGGCAGCAGGGCGTGGCCACCGGCGTCTTGTTCGGTGCGGGCAGCGGGAGCGGGCGCACGGCGGGGGCGAGGGGCGCGGCCACCGGCGCAGTCGCTTGGACACCGAGGTGGCCGCACGGCGACCGGAGTCCGCGCGGGCGCGGCCGGCCACCAGAGTCCGCTGCCGGCAGCGGGGCATGGCCACCGGCGTCTTGTTCGGCGCGGGCAGCTGGAGCGGGCGCGCGGCTGGGGCGAGGGGCGCCACCGCGCCGCCCTCGCCGCCTCCTCCAGTCCTCGCCCTCGCCGGTCGCCGCACATCTCAACGTAGGTACATCGTTCTACCTCCATGCGATCCCACCCACAACATTCGGCAATCGCACCCCATCTCCTGCGACAATCGATCCCTCCACCATCGACCCTTCTCATGCGGCAATTGCACCCCCATCGAGCGCCTCCTCTCCCACGCCCATCGAGCGACAATTCCTTCGTCTCTTCCCCACGGACGAGGCATCAGCCCACCAGGGGAGGGAGCCACCCACCAGGCAAGGGCGCCAGCCAACGACGCCAGGCCGCTTGCCGCTAGCACGGTCATACAAGCCTCCCGCCACCGACCACCAGGGTGCAGGCCCATGCGCACTCTCTTGTGCTGACAACAGACCATCATGGCATGGCAGCCCTACGACAGGTGCGCAAGTTTTCGTCGGGCCCTTTACCGGACCCTTGGCCGGCAATGAGCACCCAACAG GTTGTGAAAAGATGGGCCTGCTAGGGTGA
- the LOC110437012 gene encoding uncharacterized protein LOC110437012 isoform X2 yields the protein MTAATSVRARTVGPWSSRDPIPSLDDRRDRGHGRPSRPRPQASALALSVPGAAAPRSIRSRTVASHCPCPHATLANPRPHPRAAVTSHCPRGLRCGNGRLQRRVGGPCCHGHHSASSRTHPGNHNSTEGGHGNILDGATKVDHRSMHGMPSASTVTSRPYLVVYLALVVEAETVAAATEDDGIPMVDLLSLCDHHDP from the exons ATGACCGCGGCCACGAGCGTCCGCGCTCGCACCGTCGGGCCCTGGAGCAGCCGCGACCCGATCCCCTCCCTGGACGACCGCCGAGACCGCGGCCATGGACGACCGTCGCGACCGCGGCCACAAGCGTCTGCGCTCGCACTGTCTGTCCCTGGAGCGGCCGCGCCCCGATCGATTCGTTCTCGCACCGTCGCCAGCCATTGCCCTTGCCCTCACGCCACCCTTGCGAATCCTCGTCCTCACCCTCGTGCCGCAGTCACCAGCCATTGCCCTCGTGGACTCCGATGTGGCAATGGTCGACTGCAACGCCGAGTGGGCGGCCCTTGCTGCCATGGCCACCACAGTGCCAGCTCCCGCACCCATCCAG GCAATCACAATTCAACAGAGGGAGGGCATGGAAACATTTTGGATGGAGCTACCAAGGTTGAT CACAGATCCATGCATGGGATGCCATCCGCGAGCACCGTCACCTCCCGTCCCTATCTGGTTGTCTATCTGGCGCTTGTGGTGGAGGCCGAGACTGTAGCTGCTGCAACGGAGGACGATGGTATCCCCATGGTGGACCTGCTGTCACTGTGCGACCACCACGACCCTTAA
- the LOC110437012 gene encoding uncharacterized protein LOC110437012 isoform X1, whose translation MTAATSVRARTVGPWSSRDPIPSLDDRRDRGHGRPSRPRPQASALALSVPGAAAPRSIRSRTVASHCPCPHATLANPRPHPRAAVTSHCPRGLRCGNGRLQRRVGGPCCHGHHSASSRTHPGNHNSTEGGHGNILDGATKVDIHAWDAIREHRHLPSLSGCLSGACGGGRDCSCCNGGRWYPHGGPAVTVRPPRPLRPSSLGEFMIVLVRISLLLLLIVARLPHPCLDCLHHICKPTMLCSL comes from the exons ATGACCGCGGCCACGAGCGTCCGCGCTCGCACCGTCGGGCCCTGGAGCAGCCGCGACCCGATCCCCTCCCTGGACGACCGCCGAGACCGCGGCCATGGACGACCGTCGCGACCGCGGCCACAAGCGTCTGCGCTCGCACTGTCTGTCCCTGGAGCGGCCGCGCCCCGATCGATTCGTTCTCGCACCGTCGCCAGCCATTGCCCTTGCCCTCACGCCACCCTTGCGAATCCTCGTCCTCACCCTCGTGCCGCAGTCACCAGCCATTGCCCTCGTGGACTCCGATGTGGCAATGGTCGACTGCAACGCCGAGTGGGCGGCCCTTGCTGCCATGGCCACCACAGTGCCAGCTCCCGCACCCATCCAG GCAATCACAATTCAACAGAGGGAGGGCATGGAAACATTTTGGATGGAGCTACCAAGGTTGAT ATCCATGCATGGGATGCCATCCGCGAGCACCGTCACCTCCCGTCCCTATCTGGTTGTCTATCTGGCGCTTGTGGTGGAGGCCGAGACTGTAGCTGCTGCAACGGAGGACGATGGTATCCCCATGGTGGACCTGCTGTCACTGTGCGACCACCACGACCCTTAAGGCCTTCGAGCTTAG GTGAATTCATGATCGTCCTGGTCAGAATTTCGCTACTATTGCTGCTCATCGTGGCTCGTCTTCCGCATCCATGTCTTGACTGCCTCCATCATATTTGTAAGCCAACGATGTTGTGCTCTCTGTAA
- the LOC110437012 gene encoding uncharacterized protein LOC110437012 isoform X4 gives MDDRRDRGHKRLRSHCLSLERPRPDRFVLAPSPAIALALTPPLRILVLTLVPQSPAIALVDSDVAMVDCNAEWAALAAMATTVPAPAPIQAITIQQREGMETFWMELPRLISMHGMPSASTVTSRPYLVVYLALVVEAETVAAATEDDGIPMVDLLSLCDHHDP, from the exons ATGGACGACCGTCGCGACCGCGGCCACAAGCGTCTGCGCTCGCACTGTCTGTCCCTGGAGCGGCCGCGCCCCGATCGATTCGTTCTCGCACCGTCGCCAGCCATTGCCCTTGCCCTCACGCCACCCTTGCGAATCCTCGTCCTCACCCTCGTGCCGCAGTCACCAGCCATTGCCCTCGTGGACTCCGATGTGGCAATGGTCGACTGCAACGCCGAGTGGGCGGCCCTTGCTGCCATGGCCACCACAGTGCCAGCTCCCGCACCCATCCAG GCAATCACAATTCAACAGAGGGAGGGCATGGAAACATTTTGGATGGAGCTACCAAGGTTGAT ATCCATGCATGGGATGCCATCCGCGAGCACCGTCACCTCCCGTCCCTATCTGGTTGTCTATCTGGCGCTTGTGGTGGAGGCCGAGACTGTAGCTGCTGCAACGGAGGACGATGGTATCCCCATGGTGGACCTGCTGTCACTGTGCGACCACCACGACCCTTAA
- the LOC110437012 gene encoding uncharacterized protein LOC110437012 isoform X3, whose amino-acid sequence MDDRRDRGHKRLRSHCLSLERPRPDRFVLAPSPAIALALTPPLRILVLTLVPQSPAIALVDSDVAMVDCNAEWAALAAMATTVPAPAPIQAITIQQREGMETFWMELPRLILLFRITNLSSLCRSMHGMPSASTVTSRPYLVVYLALVVEAETVAAATEDDGIPMVDLLSLCDHHDP is encoded by the exons ATGGACGACCGTCGCGACCGCGGCCACAAGCGTCTGCGCTCGCACTGTCTGTCCCTGGAGCGGCCGCGCCCCGATCGATTCGTTCTCGCACCGTCGCCAGCCATTGCCCTTGCCCTCACGCCACCCTTGCGAATCCTCGTCCTCACCCTCGTGCCGCAGTCACCAGCCATTGCCCTCGTGGACTCCGATGTGGCAATGGTCGACTGCAACGCCGAGTGGGCGGCCCTTGCTGCCATGGCCACCACAGTGCCAGCTCCCGCACCCATCCAG GCAATCACAATTCAACAGAGGGAGGGCATGGAAACATTTTGGATGGAGCTACCAAGGTTGAT ACTACTCTTTAGAATTACAAATCTCTCAAGCTTGTGCAG ATCCATGCATGGGATGCCATCCGCGAGCACCGTCACCTCCCGTCCCTATCTGGTTGTCTATCTGGCGCTTGTGGTGGAGGCCGAGACTGTAGCTGCTGCAACGGAGGACGATGGTATCCCCATGGTGGACCTGCTGTCACTGTGCGACCACCACGACCCTTAA
- the LOC8066077 gene encoding MADS-box transcription factor 26 — translation MARGKVQLRRIENPVHRQVTFCKRRAGLLKKARELSVLCDAHIGIIIFSAHGKLYDLATTGTMEELIDRYKTASGEAADGSGDNRMDPKQETMVLQQEINLLQKGLRYIYGNRANEHMNVDELNALERYLEIWMYNIRSAKMQIMIQEIQALKSKEGMLKAANEILREKIVEQSSLLDVGMVVADQQNGHFSTVPLIEEITNPLTILSGYSNCRGSEMGYSF, via the exons ATGGCGCGGGGCAAAGTGCAGCTGCGGCGCATCGAGAACCCGGTGCACCGGCAGGTGACCTTCTGCAAGCGCCGCGCGGGGCTGCTCAAGAAGGCACGGGAGCTCTCCGTCCTCTGCGACGCCCACATCGGCATCATCATCTTCTCCGCGCACGGCAAGCTCTACGACCTCGCCACCACCGG GACCATGGAAGAGCTGATCGACAGGTACAAGACTGCCAGCGGAGAAGCTGCCGACGGCTCCGGCGACAACAGAATG GATCCAAAACAAGAAACCATGGTGCTGCAACAGGAAATCAATCTGCTCCAGAAAGGACTCAG GTACATCTACGGGAACAGGGCAAATGAACACATGAATGTTGACGAACTGAATGCCCTTgagaggtacttggagatatgGATGTACAACATCCGCTCTGCAAAG ATGCAGATAATGATTCAAGAGATACAAGCACTAAAAAGCAAG GAAGGCATGTTGAAAGCTGCTAACGAAATTCTCCGGGAAAAG ATAGTAGAACAGAGTAGTTTGCTTGATGTAGGCATGGTGGTAGCGGATCAACAGAATGGGCATTTTAGTACAGTCCCACTGATAGAAGAGATCACTAACCCACTGACTATACTGAGTGGATATTCTAACTGTAGGGGCTCAGAGATGGGCTATTCCTTCTAA
- the LOC110437039 gene encoding succinate dehydrogenase subunit 6, mitochondrial: MGIGEHFEGLKQHWASNLAFLDYFKKVYGRAEPLPKWTDADVDEFIASDPVYGPQLKALRESRKFALAGGFIGAAHLGGVALKFSKAPHGVLLATGFGAITGAVLGSEVAEHWYQLYKMDRQGANLRFIYWWEDKVSGQKS, from the exons atggggATCGGTGAGCACTTCGAGGGCTTGAAGCAGCACTGGGCGAGCAACCTCGCCTTCCTCGACTACTTCAAGAAGGTCTACGGCCGCGCCGAGCCCCTCCCCAAGTGGACCGACGCCGACGTCGACGAGTTCATCGCCTCCGACCCCGTCTACGGGCCCCAG CTCAAGGCCCTGCGGGAGTCGAGGAAGTTCGCGCTCGCCGGGGGCTTCATCGGCGCCGCCCACCTCGGAGGCGTCGCGCTCAAGTTCTCCAAGGCGCCGCACG GCGTCCTGTTGGCGACCGGGTTCGGGGCGATCACCGGCGCCGTGCTGGGATCTGAGGTGGCGGAGCACTGGTACCAGCTCTACAAGATGGACAGGCAGGGGGCCAACCTTAGGTTCATCTACTGGTGGGAGGACAAGGTCTCAG GCCAGAAGAGCTGA
- the LOC8066079 gene encoding GDSL esterase/lipase At1g71691: MAAGDLLPPLRLLLLAALAVTAAAAGGTGEGRAAPAPAPALFVFGDSLIDSGNNNNLASLAKANYFPYGIDFADGPTGRFCNGYTIVDELAELLGLPLVPPYSEASSVQQVLQGTNYASAAAGILDDSGGNFVGRIPFNQQIKNFESTMAEITAAMGASAAADLMSRSILFVGMGSNDYLNNYLMPNYDTRRRYSPQQFADLLARQLAAQLTRLYNAGGRRFVVAGVGSMGCIPSVLAQSVAGRCSQEVDDLVLPFNANVRALLDGLNAAAGGAGGGGLPGARLTYLDNFRIFRAILGDPAAFGFTVVDRGCCGIGRNGGQVTCLPFMAPCDDRERYVFWDAYHPTAAVNIIIARLAFHGGTDVISPINVRQLAGL, from the exons ATGGCCGCCGGCGATCTCCTCCCCCCGCTGCGGCTGCTGCTCCTCGCCGCGCTTGCGGtgaccgctgccgccgccggcggaaCGGGAGAGGGgagggcggcgccggcgccggcgccggcgctgttCGTGTTCGGGGACTCGCTCATCGACAGCGGCAACAACAACAACCTGGCGTCGCTGGCCaaggccaactacttcccctaCGGCATCGACTTCGCCGACGGCCCCACCGGCCGCTTCTGCAACGGCTACACCATCGTCGACGAGCTCG CCGAACTGCTTggactgcccctagtgccaccCTACTCAGAAGCCTCGTCGGTGCAGCAAGTCCTGCAGGGCACCAACTACGCCTCTGCCGCCGCCGGGATCCTCGACGACAGCGGCGGCAACTTT GTTGGACGGATCCCATTCAACCAGCAGATCAAGAACTTCGAGTCAACAATGGCAGAGATCACCGCCGCCATGGGCGCATCAGCAGCAGCAGACCTAATGTCACGCTCCATCCTCTTCGTGGGGATGGGCAGCAACGACTACCTGAACAACTACCTGATGCCCAACTACGACACGCGGCGCCGGTACAGCCCGCAGCAGTTCGCCGACCTCCTGGCCCGGCAGCTCGCCGCGCAGCTCACTAGGCTGTACAACGCCGGCGGCCGGAGGTTCGTGGTTGCCGGCGTCGGGTCGATGGGGTGCATCCCGAGCGTGCTGGCGCAGAGCGTCGCCGGGCGGTGCTCGCAGGAGGTGGACGACCTCGTGCTCCCCTTCAACGCCAACGTGCGGGCGTTGCTCGACGGCCTcaacgccgccgccggtggTGCCGGTGGCGGTGGTCTCCCTGGTGCTCGGCTCACGTACCTGGATAATTTTCGGATTTTCAGAGCCATCCTCGGCGACCCGGCTGCGTTCGGGTTCACCGTCGTCGACCGTGGCTGctgcggcatcggcaggaatggCGGGCAGGTCACCTGCCTGCCATTCATGGCGCCGTGTGATGACAGGGAGCGCTATGTGTTCTGGGACGCCTACCACCCCACGGCGGCCGTCAATATCATCATTGCAAGGCTGGCGTTCCATGGTGGCACAGACGTCATCTCGCCCATCAACGTCCGGCAGCTTGCCGGCCTCTGA